The Spirosoma sp. SC4-14 DNA window ATTGGCTCCCGGAAAACCGTACCGTCCAGAATGTTCCGAATGGTGCCGTTTGGCGATTTCCACATCTGTTTCAGACCGAACTCTTCAACGCGTGCTTCGTCGGGGGTGATGGTGGCACATTTGATACCAACACCGTACTCTTTAATGGCATTGGCCGCGTCGATCGTTACCTGATCATTGGTCTCGTCGCGGTATTCGATGCCGAGGTCATAATATTTAATGTCAACATCAACGTAGGGCAGAATCAGCTTGTCTTTGATGAATTTCCAGATGATGCGGGTCATTTCGTCGCCATCCAGTTCGACAACCGGATTCGCTACCTTAATTTTTTCCATTGGACTTGGGTATATAAACGATTGAAAACGATACAAAAACTGGCCGCCCCGCGACCCGGCGCAAAAGTAGTGAATTAGGGACAACAGGTGAAATATAGACTGCGTCCTTTTGCTGGTCACGGCATTTGTTTATCAAGTACAAGCCATTTTTCATAGCTTGGTACACTTATTATCAAAAAATGTACTAGTGTCAGAATTTTATGATTCATCCACCATGCAACCTTTCAAACGAATACTTACTAGTTTCTTTTTGCTCTATGGCCTTTCTCATTATGCCTATTCACAATTATTTTTTACGGATGGCTACATCGTACTGGCTTCCGGCGATACCATTGCAGGGCAGGTTCGGGAACGCAGCAATCAGCTAATCGAATTCCGGCCTGGGCAGTCGGCCAGTGCGCAACCTTATTCCCCCCAACAACTCATCAGCTATTATTCGGATGGTACGAACCGTGTGAGTGTTCGGATCACCGAAGAAGGGAAAGTATCTACGTATTTTATGCGTGAGCAAGTCGATGGCTACATTGGCCTCTATAGCTTACAAAAAGCAGAAAATCACTTGACTCATGCCATTCGTTTACCCGATAAAACATTCGTGCCATTGCGCGGAAACCTGTCATTACTCATGTTAGCCAGGCATCTGACAGAATGCTCAGACCCTAAATTCAAACAATTACTAAATCCTCAGACTTTTTATATTGCTACCAGTAAACTTGAACGTATCATCAAAGCCTATAATGAATGCGTCAGGCCAGCGCAATCGGTGCCTCGACAAAGAAAGGTTTTTCGCTATGAAGCCGGCATATCGGTTAGTGCTGTTGAAAACAGTTGGGTATATGGCCACACGGATAAGCTAAACACAGTCTATTACAACCCTTTCGGAAAATTTAGCTCAATGTATGCAGTAGCCCTGGGAGGCTTTTTTACAGTTGCACCCCAAAAACGGCTCTCACCAGGCATAGAACTGTTAGCCAGTTGGTATAAAGGAAGTCGCTCAGTTCCTCTTACTAACCCACTCGACCCTACAGCACAAGGCAATCGGCTGTATACATTCAATGAAACTTATATTGCCTTGCCCATTACAGCCCGTTATATATGCATTAATAAAGCTATCCGCTGGTATTTAAAAGCCGGAATTGTGCCTACCTTATCAACATCGGTACATGGTAAGTACTCCGATACTAACCTGAACCTACATAATGACGATATTCCTATCCTGAATAAAACAAACATTGGCATTGGCTATATAGCCGGTATAGGATTAGATTTCACCTTAAAAAAGAAACGTCATTTTTATTTTGAACTTCGCACAATGCCTCATTTAGTACTGGATGGCGTAACCCGTACGGCGACCTCACGATCCTTTCAGGCCACCCTACATATTCCACTTGCCAAGCATAAATAAAGCTGGCGATTTTTTGTAGTAAATAATTTACCACATCAATATTTTGCCGTATTTTTATGAGGTACTACCCAATCATACCCTATAAAATTTGGCATTCCCAATGAAAAACTGTACAAAATTAGTAGTTGCTCTACTCCTGCTTCCTGCCTTACTTTTTGGGCAGTCGAAAAAAGCAGCCAAGTCGGGCGACAAAATCGAAAAACTAAAGCAGGAGGCCGTTGCATCGGTTGAAGCCAACAAAGATATGGCGCAGCAAATCAACGACATGCTGTTCAGCTTTGCCGAACTGGGTTTCCAGGAAGAGGAGTCATTTAAATACCTGACGGGCCTGCTCGAAAAAGAAGGATTTACTGTACAGAAAGGAATAGCCGGTATTCCAACTGCATGGATCGCCACCTGGGGATCGGGTAAACCACTCATCGCCATCGGTTCCGATATCGACTGTATTCCGAAAGCCAGCCAGAAACCCGGCGTGGCCTACAAAGACCCAATCGTTGACGGGGCCCCTGGCCACGGCGAAGGACACAACTCCGGTCAGGCACTGAACATTGTGGCGGTGCTGGCGGTGAAAAAACTGATGGAACGCGAAAAAATTCCCGGCACGCTCATGCTATGGCCAGGTGTTGCCGAAGAACTTGTTGGTACCAAAGCGTTCTATGTACGTGATGGCTATTTCAAAAATGTAGATGCCTGTATTTTCACTCACGTTGGCAATAACCTGGGCGTATCGTGGGGCGACAATGGGAACAATGGCCTGGTTTCTGTAAAATTCAACTTCGAAGGACAGGCAGCCCACGCAGCCGGTGCGCCCTGGCGCGGACGAAGTGCGCTGGATGCTGTAGAGCTGATGAACGTCGGCTGGAACTTCCGTCGCGAACACCTCGAATTAACGCAGCGCTCGCACTACGTCGTATCGGACGGTGGCGACCAACCCAACGTAGTACCATCGAAAGCCTCCGTTTGGTACTACTTCCGCGAGCGGACCTATCCTAAAATCAAGAAACTCTTCGAAACGGGCGTGAAAATTGCCGAAGGTGCTGCCATGATGACCGATACGAAGGTTAGCTACGAAATTCTGGGCTCGGCCTGGCCCGTCCATACCAATCGGGTTATTGCAGCGGCAGCCTACGAAAACATCAAGAAAGTAGGGTTGCCAACCTGGACAGAAGAAGATCAGTTGCTGGCCCGAGCTTCGCAGATTGAATTGCAGGCTCCCCGAATCAATGGCTTAGCTACAAAGCTGGACTCGATGGGAATGCCAACATCATCGGCTCCGGTGGTTATGATGGGTGGTCAGGCCATGACACCAATGGGGGGTGGTTCCGACGATATTGCCGACATTTCGTGGTCGCTGCCAACCATTGTGCTGCGCTATCCGAGCAATATTCCGGGCTTACCGGGCCACCACTGGGCCAATGCTATTTCGATGGCAACGCCTATTGCTCACAAAGGCGTTGTGTATGGCGCCAAAGCCGAAGCCATGACGCTGATCGATCTGCTGATGAAACCCGAAATTATTAAAGAAGCCTGGGTGTATTACAAAGATGAGCAGACAAAAGATATTAAGTATGAGCCGTTGATTTCGCCAAAAGAACAGCCAGCCATCTACCTGAACAAAAAAATAATGACTGAGTTCAAGCCGAAGCTGGAGCCATTCTACTACGATCCGTCGAAGTATAAAACCTATCTGGAACAGTTAGGCATCACCTACCCAACCGTTCGCGACGATCAGCGGGAAGCCGTTAAGAAACAACTCGAAAAGGATAAATCGTCGGCCGCTAAAGTATCATCGTCGCGTACCGAATAATACGGCAAACACCCGGTTTACTGCATTTTCCCTTTATCAAAAGCGATGGACTATCCATCGCTTTTTTGTTGCTGGTTACTGTATCATTCGAAACATACTTGTTCGAATCAGTGCGATTTGACGGTTGAGGATCGTCTCCGCCTGCGCCCAACCGCTAACGCAAACAGTTTTTCAGAATCAGAATAGCAGGTCAGTAGATAAGTATAGTTGGAAAACGAAAAGGGGCCTGATATTTTTGACTAATTCGTTTTTCCGATGATCTTATGGCTCATACCTCCTTTAGCCGTTACGCATTATGGGCAGTGATTGGCCTGCTGATTGCCAGTTGCACGCGCGATTATCCTTCAACGGCGCCATATACTCCGCCTTCCAACCCAAACGACCCGAGCGTAGACCCCGCCAAATATCCGCTTCCCGCCGAAAAACGACTGTATATCTCAAACGATAAAGTCAAGCTGGGCATCGACCTGAATATGGGGGGCGCCATGACCTACCTGTCGGAAGCGAACAGTTCCGTAAACATGATTAACAATTATGACCTTGGCCGCCAGCTTCAGACCTCACTCTATGCCGGGCCCTACCCGTACTCGGTAAACGGCAAAGATCCCGTTTATAACTGGCGAAATCTGGGCTGGAATCCCGTTCAGACCGGCGATTACTATAACCATCCAGGGCGTATTGTCAGTTATCAGCAGACGCAAAATCAGCTTTATGTAAAAAGCGTACCGCTGATCTGGCCTCTTTTCGACGAGCCCGCCGACTGTATAATGGAACACTGGATGACCTTAAAAGATAACACCGTTCATGTTCGCAGCCGCACTACGGTTATCCGACGGGATACAACTCAATATGAAGCCCGAACGCAGGAAACGCCCTGTATCAATGTCAATGCGCCCTGGTATCGCCTGGTTTCTTACGTTGGTATGCAGCCTTTTACGAACGCTGCCGTCTCCGAAAACACCAACGTTGAAGCGACTCCTCGTTACGGAACCGAAAACTGGGTGGCCATTCTCAATGCTCAGGGCAGAGGGCTGGGACTTTATAAACCCAGCGAATTTCGGTTTCAAACCAATGGGTATCCGGCCGCAAAACGGATTGGGGGCGAATTTGATATTGAGAGCAACTATATGAACAGCAGCCCATTTCTTCTGATCGACTACAATGGGCAATATGAGTACGAATACACGCTTATACTGGGGTCTTTAGACGACATTCGGCAGTTTGCATACAGCCAGCCAAGGCCCGCTACGGTGCCTAACTATCGGTTTACCAACGACCGATTAGGTTGGTACTACTACAACGCCCGGGATACAGGCTGGCCCATTCAAAACGAGCTGGCTGTTCGCTGGCAACGATTCGACACCACCAAAGCCAATTTCCGGGTTAGTAGTCCACTGGTTTTCTGGCGAGCAACCGATTTGCCGAAAATCTATATTCAGGCAGCTTTTACGACCAGAGCGACCCAGGCCAGGCTAGTCTGGCGACGGCCGGATGATATCGATTTCTACGACATACCCGAGCGTTATATCGATTTCCCCATTATTGGCGACGGGCAGTTTCGAACCTATGAAGTTACACTAGGAGGCCAAACCGGCTGGGAGGGCGTTATCAATCAGATTTGCCTGCTCAATCCGCAGAATAATCTGGAACAAGGCTCAATGATGCGATTACGAAGTATTACGGCCACACGGCCCTAAAAACAAAAAGGGTAGTTGATTAATCAGACCATCTGATAACCAACTACCCAAACTACCTACTCCACTTGTTCTACGCTAAGAATGGCGTTGCAATTGCCAACACCTGCTCTTTGGTCAGTGGTTCATCAAAGGCACCTGTTACCTGTTCTGTACCCAGGCCTGTCAGATTTACAACATCAACGCCACCCTGAACCCGCATGTCCTCACCGGCATAAACGGCCGATGGCATACCCATAGCCCCCATAATCCATCCACGGCTACCGCCCAGATAGCGAACTTTAGCAGCATGCATTGCCTCTACAGAGTGAATTTGCAGTGCTACAGTCAGAATATCGGGGGCACTCATCAGATTGGCAGCCTGTCCTTTATAGGCCCGCACACCCGTATCTTCAAATGCCTGCGACAGCGCCATAAAGGTTTTGTAGTTCGAGAACGTATCGGGGTACGCACCTTTTGCCGAGAAGTCAAATTTTGGCTTCGAGATAGCCGCACCACCCAACGCCGTTTTCAACAGGGCTACGTGCGCATTTTCGTGTTTGGCAATTTGCTGAAATGTGTTCCAGCCTTCCATACCGGTAATTAAACCGGGCGACGCCAAACCTATGTTATAAAACTCAGCCTCCAGATATTCGAGCGTTAGCGCAAAGTTGAGCACATCGGTTACCGTGCTGCTCTGGGCATACGCTTTATTGAGGATGGCTCCGAAGGCCACAGGCGCTACACCCGTAACCGCCTTCTTTAGAAAATTATGGAAAACGTGACGACGCGAAACATGGTCAAGCCGTTCGAATACGTCAGCATCTACCTTTTCAATTTCGTTTAGTATGTTTTGTAGATTCATGGCTGTTAGTGTTTATGCGTGCCCGCCGTTTTTACCATTGATAATTTCCTGAACATAAGGCCGAACCAGTGCCAGCACCTCTTCAGGCATACGAGCCTCCCCAAGCCCCGAAGCAGCAGCCACGATATCGTCGCCCGCAAATGACATGGTTTGGGGATGTAGCATTTCACTAATAATGGCCGTGTGACGAGCCTCTACAGAAACAATCTTGCCAGCCAGCACCAAATAATCGGGCGTGGTAATATACTTACCGGCACCATTGTAGGCCGATACACCAACGGCCTCGAACACACGGGCTGTTCCTAAAACAGACTCGCGGCTGTTAAAATTAATGCTGCTGAAATTTGGGGTCAGCCCCGGAATGGCAGCACTACCCAACGCAGCTTTGAACAATTCGCGGTGAGCAATTTCATGGTCGCGAATGTCCATCAGAATAGCTTTTTCGTAGCCATTCATGCCCATGTATGGGTTCATAACTACGTGGGTGTAGAAAGCCGCTTCCAGTTGTTCGAGCGCATACGCATAGTTCAATACGTTAACGTCTTTTGAACCAATATCGCCAAGGTCTATGGCTTCGCCAGCCCGAGCCGAGCCAGTTGCCAGCGGTTCAGCGATTTCGCTTTTGCAGGCATTTAATGCAACGCCTGCTGCTGCAGTAGCGCCCAGATAACGCAGAAATACCCGGCGCCCTAAAGCTGCCGAAGCTTTACCGGTAAAACCCTGTGGGATCACCGTTGGGTCTTTTGGTAGTTTTTCCATTGAGTATATTAATTGTTTAGTGGAGTTGTTTTCCGTACGTCGGATAACATCATTAACTACGCACAAACCCCCTCAATGGATTTTTATTTTCTATTGTTTTATAGCTATATTGATCAGATCTGATTTAACGGGCCAAAAACGACCGCTTAATAAGCATATTGCCTCAAAAAGAAATAGTTACAACGTATCTAAATAAAGTACCTATTTTACTTGTAGCCGGGCCGTTTCCGGTAAAAGTTTTAAACAATTTAGCCCGATATGTTGCTTAGACAATCGGGCTAATACATACGTTACGTGTTTTAAACAAACAGCTCACACACTTTGCATGGTGCTTAACTTCCGATAGAATCCTTCGTCCAATGTCAGCAATTCATCGTGTCGTCCCCGCTCAACAATTCGACCCTGATTCACAACCAGAATTTCGTCGGCATGTTGAATAGTGCTCAGTCGGTGGGCAATGACCAGGGTTGTTCGGTTAGTCATCAGCCGGGTTAAGGCTTCCTGCACCAATTTTTCCGACTCGGTATCGAGCGCCGAC harbors:
- a CDS encoding outer membrane beta-barrel protein, whose product is MQPFKRILTSFFLLYGLSHYAYSQLFFTDGYIVLASGDTIAGQVRERSNQLIEFRPGQSASAQPYSPQQLISYYSDGTNRVSVRITEEGKVSTYFMREQVDGYIGLYSLQKAENHLTHAIRLPDKTFVPLRGNLSLLMLARHLTECSDPKFKQLLNPQTFYIATSKLERIIKAYNECVRPAQSVPRQRKVFRYEAGISVSAVENSWVYGHTDKLNTVYYNPFGKFSSMYAVALGGFFTVAPQKRLSPGIELLASWYKGSRSVPLTNPLDPTAQGNRLYTFNETYIALPITARYICINKAIRWYLKAGIVPTLSTSVHGKYSDTNLNLHNDDIPILNKTNIGIGYIAGIGLDFTLKKKRHFYFELRTMPHLVLDGVTRTATSRSFQATLHIPLAKHK
- a CDS encoding amidohydrolase, encoding MKNCTKLVVALLLLPALLFGQSKKAAKSGDKIEKLKQEAVASVEANKDMAQQINDMLFSFAELGFQEEESFKYLTGLLEKEGFTVQKGIAGIPTAWIATWGSGKPLIAIGSDIDCIPKASQKPGVAYKDPIVDGAPGHGEGHNSGQALNIVAVLAVKKLMEREKIPGTLMLWPGVAEELVGTKAFYVRDGYFKNVDACIFTHVGNNLGVSWGDNGNNGLVSVKFNFEGQAAHAAGAPWRGRSALDAVELMNVGWNFRREHLELTQRSHYVVSDGGDQPNVVPSKASVWYYFRERTYPKIKKLFETGVKIAEGAAMMTDTKVSYEILGSAWPVHTNRVIAAAAYENIKKVGLPTWTEEDQLLARASQIELQAPRINGLATKLDSMGMPTSSAPVVMMGGQAMTPMGGGSDDIADISWSLPTIVLRYPSNIPGLPGHHWANAISMATPIAHKGVVYGAKAEAMTLIDLLMKPEIIKEAWVYYKDEQTKDIKYEPLISPKEQPAIYLNKKIMTEFKPKLEPFYYDPSKYKTYLEQLGITYPTVRDDQREAVKKQLEKDKSSAAKVSSSRTE
- a CDS encoding ferritin-like domain-containing protein — protein: MNLQNILNEIEKVDADVFERLDHVSRRHVFHNFLKKAVTGVAPVAFGAILNKAYAQSSTVTDVLNFALTLEYLEAEFYNIGLASPGLITGMEGWNTFQQIAKHENAHVALLKTALGGAAISKPKFDFSAKGAYPDTFSNYKTFMALSQAFEDTGVRAYKGQAANLMSAPDILTVALQIHSVEAMHAAKVRYLGGSRGWIMGAMGMPSAVYAGEDMRVQGGVDVVNLTGLGTEQVTGAFDEPLTKEQVLAIATPFLA
- a CDS encoding ferritin-like domain-containing protein; its protein translation is MEKLPKDPTVIPQGFTGKASAALGRRVFLRYLGATAAAGVALNACKSEIAEPLATGSARAGEAIDLGDIGSKDVNVLNYAYALEQLEAAFYTHVVMNPYMGMNGYEKAILMDIRDHEIAHRELFKAALGSAAIPGLTPNFSSINFNSRESVLGTARVFEAVGVSAYNGAGKYITTPDYLVLAGKIVSVEARHTAIISEMLHPQTMSFAGDDIVAAASGLGEARMPEEVLALVRPYVQEIINGKNGGHA